The sequence below is a genomic window from Sandaracinaceae bacterium.
CGTCAGCGCGATGACGGCGTCGCATCCGTCGGCGCGCAACTGCGAGGCCTGCCGTACGATGGCGTCATTGGGTTCCTCGAGCGTGGCGCCGCCGAAGGGTGGGCGCCGGTAGAGCGACGCGTCTCCATCGACCGCGCCCAGGACGCCGACTCGGAAGACTCCGACGGAGACGACGTCGTGCGGGATGTGACGCCCGGCGAACGACAGGGCGTTGCTGAGCACCACCCGCGCCTTCAGCTCGTCCAGCCTCGCAAGGAGCGCCTCCGTGTCGAGGTCGTCCTCGTGGTTTCCGAGGGTCACGTGAGTGACCCCCAGCGCGTTGAGGCAGTCCACCATGCCGCGGCCCTGGTCCAAGCTCGAGAGCAGGCTGGGCGCCAGGAAGTCCCCCGCGAGCGTGACCAGCAACGCGTCGCAAGGGGCCGTGCCGCGCACCTCCGCGATCAGGGTCGCGAGTCGCGGCAGCTCCTCCAGCGAGTACACGTCGTTGACGGCGACGATGCGCAGCGTGGCGCGCTGGCGACGGGTGGCGCTCATGTCGCGCGGCGTACCACGTCGAGCCACGCTTCGCGCGAATCGAGGTGTTCGATGCGCTTGATGGTCAGGTTCGTGGTGCGCACGGCCATGGACACGAGGGGGTGGCCCGTGGCGATGACGATGCGCGCGATGTGGGGCAAGAGCCCGATGGTCCAGGCGGCCAGGCGGGGCGGAACCAGGATGTCGAAGGACGGCATCTCGGTCCAGTCGTGCAGGCCGACGAACGCACCGCTGCGCCGGATGAGGGGCTCGCTGTGTTCCACCAGGGCCTCGGCCAGGGCGCGCGAGAAGTGCCCCTCGATACGCGACACGACGAGATCGCTCCGCAGCCACAGGAGCATGCGGCTTCCGTCGACGGTGCGGTCGAGATCGGGGGCGCGCGCGAGCAGCTCGGACATCACCGCGCCAATCTACCACGTGTGCGGGAGCGCGTGATTGCCCGGGCGCGACGCGGCGGCTAACGTTGCTCATGCTTCTGCGTGATCCCGTGCACGGGTTGGTGGCCTTCGAGGGGCGGGCCGAGCGGGTCATCGAGGCCCTGCTCGCGACGCGCGAGGTCCAGCGCCTCCGCCGGGTCAAGCAGCTGGGGCTGACATCGCTGGTGTTCCCTGGCGCGGAGCACACCCGCTTCGCGCACGCCCTCGGGGCGGCCCACGTCATGCAGCGGCTCCAGCTGCGCATCGTCGCTGCGCAGGACGACCTGCCCATGGATGCGCGGCTCGACGAGGCCGCGGCCGACGAGGCGCTGGCGGCGGCGCTCCTGCACGACCTGGGACACGGGCCATTCTCACACCTCTACGAGGAGGTGTCGCCCCACGCGCGCCACCACGAGGACTGGACGCGGGACGTGCTGCTGGACGACGGCACCGACGTGCACCGCGCCCTCGAGGGGCTTTCGTCTGGCATGGCCACCCGCGTCGCGGGCATGCTGCGCGGTGAGCACCGGCTGGGCTACTTGGCGCGCGCCATCAGCGGGACCATCGACGTAGACCGAGCGGACTACCTGCTGCGCGACAGCTACATGACCGGGGTCCGCTACGGCCTGTACGACCTGGACTGGGTGCTGCGCTCGCTCGCGTTCGGTCAGGTCGGGGGCGAGTGGGTGCTCGCCGTGGAGGGGCGCAAGGGGCTGCCGCCCATCGAGGGCTTCTTCCTCGCCCGTCAGCACATGTACGCGCAGGTCTATCACCACAAGGCGACGCGCGCGGCGGAAGGCCTGATCCGCGGAGTGTTCATTCGGGTGGGTGAGCTGGTGCGCGAGGGGAGGGCGCCCGCGGGCACCCCGGCGGCGTTGCGGGCCGCTGCGCTGGGGGAGCGAGTGTCGCTGGGTGACTACCTGGCGCTCGACGACATCGCGCTGCTGGGCGCGCTCTCGGGGTGGGAGCAGGCGGAGGACCAGGCGCTCTCGCTGCTCGCCCGACGGCTGCGCGCACGCGACCTGCCCAAGACGCTGCCGCTGCCCAGCGAGTGTGAGCCGATGTTCGGCGAGCTGCTCGCGAGGACGTACGCGCTCGCCGCGCGCCATGGGCTGCGCCCCGAGCTGCATGTGTTCCTGGACCACACCAGCGACGTGCCCTACGCAGAGCCCGACGACGACTCGCCGGGGGGGCTGTGGCTGCTGCTGCGGCATCGCGAGATCATGCGCCTCGGGGAGGCCTCGTTCTTGTTGAAGGAGCTGCGCAACAAGCGGCTGACCAGCTCACGCCTGATCTTCCCCCGTGCGCTGCGGGACGACGTGGAGACGGAGCTGGGTCCGCTGCTCGGGAGCGCAGAGGGCCACCGCTGACCTGAACGTGCGTGGCACGGGCGGGTTGCGTGGACGACCCCTGATCGCGGACGATGCGGCCATGCAGCGCTCCATCGAGGTCGACACCACGCGCTTGCCGTTCGTGCTGACGACCGTTCGAGGCGGGATGCGGGCGGAGGACGTGGAGGAGATGCAGCGGCGCTTCGAGGCGTTGTTCGCGGCGCGTCGTCCATTCGTCACCATCACCGACGCGCGCGCGCTGACCCGGGTCCCGGCCGCCCCGCTGCGTCGGGCCATCGCGGATTGGAACCTCCGCTACCGTGCCGAGACGGCCACCTACAACGTGGCCGCGGTGGCCATCCTGGACTCCGTGCTCGGCCGCGCCGCCCTGCGGACCATCCACTGGATCGCGCCGCACCCGTCGCCGTATCTCGTGGTCGCGTCGCCCGCGGAGGCCGTCGCCGTGGCGTTCGAGCACCTGGAGGGCGCCGGCGTCCGCCTGTCGCCGGACGTGCACCTGGAAGAGCTCATGCGCGCCTTGCATGGCACAGCGGCCGAGCGCGCGGGCGTAGGCTGAGCACATCTTCGGTTGTCATCGAGGTTGCGGGGGCCGATACTCGCGACGGAATGGCCAAGATCCTCGTCGTCGACGACCAACGCAACATGCGCACCACCCTCGCGATGCTCTTGCGCGGGGCAGACCACCACGTCGAAGAGGCGGAGAACGGGGACGTGGCGTGCGAGCGCGTGGCGGAGGAGGCGTTCGACCTGGTGCTGACCGACCTGAAGATGGGCACCACGGATGGCCTGGCGGTGCTGCGCAAGACGCGCGAGGCCTCGCCCCTGACCGAGGTCATCGTGATGACGGCCTACGGGACCATCGAGAGCGCGGTCGAGGCCATGCGCCTGGGCGCGCACGACTACATCCAGAAGCCCTTCGAGGAGGAGGAGCTGCTGATGAAGGTGGCGCGCGCCGTACGCGCGAGAAAGCTGGCGGGGCAGGTGTCCGCCATGGCGGCCGAGTTCCGCGAGCGCTACCACTTCGAGAACATCATCGGCCGCAGCGGCGCCATCCGCGACGTGCTCGGGCGCATCGTGCGCATCGCCCCCACGGACGCGACGGTGCTCATCACCGGCGAGAGCGGCACCGGCAAGGAGCTGGTGGCGAGGGCCATCCACGTCAACTCGCTGCGCTCCGAGAAGCCGTTCATCACCATCAACTGCGCGGCCATCTCCGAGACGCTGCTCGAGAGCGAGCTGTTCGGGCACAACCGCGGGGCCTTCACGGGCGCCGTCGCGTCCCGCAAGGGGCTGTTCGAGGAGGCCAACGGCGGCACGTTCTTCTTCGACGAGATCGCAGAGACGGCGCCGTCGTTCCAGGCCAAGCTCCTGCGCGCCATCCAGCAGGGCGAGATCCGACGCCTCGGCGACAACCAGACCGTGCAGGTGGACGTGCGCATCATCGCGGCTACCAACCGTGACCTGAAGGCCATGATCGAGGAGAAGTCCTTTCGCGAGGACCTCTACTACCGGCTCAACGTCGCGCGCTTCGTGCTTCCCGCGCTGCGCGACAGGCGCGAGGACATCGCGCCCCTGACCGAGCACTTCCTCGAGAAGTACGGGAAGAAGATGCGGCGGTCCGCGCGCCTCGGTGACGGCGTCATGGAGTGGCTCGAACGGTACCCGTTCCCGGGCAACATCCGTGAGCTGGAGAACCTCATCGAGCAGGGAATCGCGCTGGCGCTCGACGGCGAGGTGCAGCTCGACGACATCGTCTCGCCCGAGATGCGCCAGGGAGGCGAGGGCACGGCGGCGCCGCGGCTGTTGCAGGACGTGGTGGACCGCGCGGAGAGCGAGGCCATCATGAACGTGCTGCGCGAGGTCGACGGCAACAAGGAGAAGGCGGCCGAGGCGCTCGGGCTCAGCTCCACGACGCTCTGGCGCAAGATGAAGCGGCTGGACCTCAGCTGGCCGTAGCTCGGGGGACGACGCCAACTCGGGGCTGCAATTTCCCCTCGGGTCGTCCTGTAGTTTGAGCCGCGGGCTTGCTTCGCGTTACGCTGCGGCATGTCCGACAGGGTGCGAATCGGCGATCTCCTCGTGGCCGCCAAGCTGGTCACGCAGGAACAGGTGCAAGAGGCGCTCGTGGCCCAGCGCGAGTCCGGTCGACGTCTGGGCGAAGAGCTCGTGGCGAAGGGCTTCGTCACGGAGTTTCAGCTCACCCAGATCCTGTCCAACCAGCTGTCCATCCCGTGGGTCAGCCTGCAGCGCATCGAGTTCACGCGGGAGCTGCTGAACATGGTCCCCGCCGAGGTGGCCAACCGGCTCTGCGTCATCCCCATCTACATGCGCCGTGTGCGCGCGGCCGAGACGCTCTACGTCGCGATGGACGATCCCACTAACGAGCACGCGCTCGAGGAGCTCGTTGCGACGACGGGGTTGCCCGTCAAGGCGATGGTCTCGTCTCCGTCCGAGATCCGACACGCCATCCGCGTCTACTATCTGGCGGGCGCGCCACAGGTCCACCCCCCCGAGCGCCGCGCGTCTCGTCACCCGGACCCGGACCCCGTCGCCCCCGAGCCCGTCGCCATCCCCAAGGCGCCGCCCACGGGGCTAGGCGACACCAGCGTCCCGGCCAGCGCCGACGAGTGGGACAAAGGGTCGCCCCCACCGCCGAGCGCTGCTTCGCCAGCGCGTCCTCCGGCCGCACCACCAGCGGCCCTCAAGCCAGCCGCGCCTGCTGCCGCGCCTGCCACTGGGCCTGTCACCGCGCCGCCTGCTGCCCCAGCCGCCGCATCTGCTGCCTCGGCTGCCGCTGCCCCTGCGGCTGCCGCGCCTCCAGCCCACCCAGCGACTCCCTCTGGCGCCCCCGCGTCGGCGACTGGAGGAGCGGGGGCGCAAGCCAGCCCTGCGCCGGTTGCGGCTACGGCCGCGGTTGGCGCCGCCGCGTCCGCCCCCGCAGCGCCGCCTGCCGCCGCGCCCAGCGGAGCAGCGTCCTCCGCGTCGGCGGGCGTCGGGCCTGTGACTCCAGCTGGATCCAACGGTGGAACGGCGCGCCCGGCGTCAGCCGGATCCCCGAACCCCGGCGCGGCGGTGTCCGTGCTGATCGATGCGGTCTCGAAGCCGCCGGTCACGCGCGTCGAGGATCCGCCCGCCGCGCCAGCCTCTACCGAAGAGGGTGTGGAGGCGGCCGGTGTGCGCATGGTCACCCTCACCCTACTGGACGGGACCACGGTCCGGCTCCCGGCACCCGGGTCCAAGCGTCAGGCCGCGGAGCAGGCCACCGAGGGCGGGCTCACGGCGAGCGACCTCGTCTCGGCCCTCATCGCGCGCGCCCAGGGCGCCGATGTCAGCGACGTCCTCCCGGACAAGCAGTGGGAGATCCTGTTCGCGTCCCTGCTCACGCTCCTCATCCGTAAGGGCCTCCTGGCGGACTGGGAGTTCGTGGAGGAGTGGAAGAAGCGTCAGGGCTGAGGCCGAGGCTCGTCGGCCTCTCGCTCCAGCCGTTCTCGTTCCAGCCGCTCCCGCGCGCTCTCCTCGACGCTGCGCTGCACCTCGTCGCCCACTCGCCTCCCCGCCTCCTCCACCTCACGGCCCAGGTCCTGGGCTTCGTCCGTCTGGGCGATGCGGAGGAAGTGCTGGAAGAGCGTGCGCTCTCCGAGAGGCACGAAGAACACGAACCAGGTCACGGCCGCGAAGACCAACAGGGACCAGAAGAACTTCACGCTCTTGACGATCATCACACCTCGTCTTCGCGCCGGATGCCGTACGCGCGCAGCTTCTTGTGCAGGTTGGTGCGCTCGACCCCCAGCAGCAGCGCGGCGCGGCTGATGTTCCACGCCACCTCCTCGAGCGTGGCGAGGATGTACTGTTTCTCCGCGAACTCGCGGTAGTCCCGGAGCGACATGCGCTCTTCGCCGTCGAGCGCCGGCGGCAGGGACGAGGGGCGCAGGGTCTCGGCGCTGCTGCGGTCTTCGACGGCGCGCTCGCGGGACAGGCGTCCCACGTCGGGCACGTCGTCCAGCACGATGCAGTCGCCGCTCAGGATGGCCATGCGCTCGACCACGTTGCGCAGCTCGCGCACATTCCCCGGCCACGAGCGCTCCGCCAGGGTCTCCAGCACGTCGTCGTCGATGGGCTTCTCTCGGAGCCCGTTCTCCTTGCAAAACTCGCGCAAGAAGGACACCGCCAAGGCGGGGATGTCGCCGGGGCGCTCGCGGAGCGCTGGGGTGCGCAGGGGCACCACGTTCAGCCGGAAGTAGAGATCCTCGCGGAACCGCCCCTCGGCCACGTCGGCTTCCAGGTCGCGGTTGGTGGCGGCCACGATGCGCACATCCACGGCGATGCTGCGCTCGGAGCCCACGCGGGTGATCTCGCCGCTCTGGAGCGCGCGCAGCACCTTTGCTTGCGCGCTCGCGCTCATGTCGCCGATCTCGTCCAGGAACAGCGTGCCCCCGTGCGCGAGCTCGAACACCCCCTTCTTGCGTCCGGCCGCCCCCGTGAACGCCCCCCGCTCGTAGCCGAACAGCTCGCTCTCGATCAGCTCGGCCGGGATGGCCGCGCAGTTGACCTTCACGAACGCGTCCTTGCTGCGCTGGCTGAGTCGATGGACCGCCCGCGCCACCAGCTCTTTGCCGGTCCCGCTCTCGCCCGTGATGAGCACACGTCCGTTCGTGGGCGCGACCTTCTCCACCTGCGCGAAGAGCTGTCGCATGACGGGGCTCTCCCCGATCATCTCGTAGCGGTGCTGCACCTGGCCACGCAGCCGCTCCACCTCGCGCTCCAGCTGCCACGTCTTGAGGGCGTTGCGCACGCTGACCAGCACGCGCTCGCGGTCGAGCGGCTTCTCGAAGAAGTCCGTCGCGCCCAGCTGCACCGCTTGCACCGCCTCCGCCACCGAGGCGTGCCCGGACACCATCACCACGGGCAGCCGACGCGACTCGGGGCGCGCGCGGATCTTCTCGAGGGCCTCGATGCCGCTCATCTTGGGCAGACGGATGTCGAGGATGACCAAGTCCACCTCTTGCTCGTCCAGGGCGGCCAGCGCGGCCTCCGCGCTCTCGGCCTCGCACACGTCGAAGCCGGCGCCCTCGAGGACCATCCGCAGGGTTCGGCGGATGTTGCGCTCGTCGTCGACGACCAGGATGGTGGTCTTCGCCGCCGTGGTGGCCGGCGCGGCCGTGGAGGGGGCGGCGCTCATGGGGTGCACTCCGGCAGCAGCTGGTCGCGCAGCTCGACGTTGAGCCGCAGGCGCGCCTCGGTCCCGGGCGTGGTGTGTACGCGGCACTGGCTGTCCACGATGACGGCCTCCGCGCGGTAGTCGATGGTGCGCAGCATCTCGAGCGCGCGCTCGGCGCCCAGGGCGAACACCGCCGTGCTGAGCGCGTCCGCATACAGCCCGGCGGGCGCCAGCAGCGTGACGCTCATGGACTTGTCCACGGGCAGCCCTGTCCGCAGGTCGATGATGTGGTGGTAGCGGCGCCCATCGCGGAAGAACGCGTGCTCGTAGTCGCCCGACGTGCTGATGCTGACGTCCGTGGCCTCCAGCGCCGCGAAGTAGCTGTTCTGCCCTTGCTGGCGTGGATGCTGGATGCCCACGCGCCAGTCGCGCGAGCCGCGCTGGCCGTGCACCTGCACCTGACCACCGCCGAAGATCATGTAGTCGTTGATGCCCGCCGCGCGCAGCACCTCGCCCGCCCGGTCGAGCGCGTAGCCCTTGCCGATGCCGCCGGTGCCGATCGCCATGCCAGCTCTTCGCAGAAAGACGGTGCTGGCCTCCTCGTCGACCACGATGTCCTGGTAGCGCACCAGGGGCAGCTGGCGCCGCAGGTCCCGCGCGCTCGGGATGCGCTCCTCGTGGGGAGGGAAGCTGTACATGCCTCGCAGGGCCGCCCAGGAGAGATCGAACGCGCCGTCGCTCCAACGCGATACGTCCAGGCCGGCCTTGACCACCGCCATCACGTCGGGACCCACCACGACGGGCTCGCGCCCCGCCTCACGGTTGATGCGCGAGATCTCACTGTCCTCGCGCCACTCGCTGAGGGCGTCCTCCAGCCGTGCGATCTCCGCGAACGCGTCGCGGATGGCGGGCTCCGCGACCTCGGGCGTCGACACCACGTTGATACGGAAGATCGTGCCCATCAGCGGGCGGCTCAGGCTGATGTAGCGCTGCCCGTCGTCGGCGGCGGGGGCCTCCGCGGCAGCGGCCGGGACGACGGGCTCGGCCTCGTTGCCCTCGCCGCCGCACGCGAGCGCGGCGAGCCCGAGCCCGAGCGCGCCCGCCACACGGCTCCGGAGCAAGGTCTTCGGCCTTTGAGCAGGGCGCGCGTCCCGCCGCCGCCACGTGAGTCTCGAGTCGTTGGACACGCCGTAGCCTCGCGTCCCGAGGGCCCACGCGCAAGTTCCCGCTGCGCGCGAGAGCTGGGGCTTCCGGCGCCCCCGAGTCGTGCTCTATGGTGGCGCCATGGACGCGCTCGAGAGCTTCACCGCCACCATCGTCAGAAACCTCGCGAAGAACGGCTTCCCGTCCCGCAAGGTCGCGCTACCCCTCGAGCGGCTCTACGAGTCCGCGGATCAGAAGGGGCTCAGCTTCAACAGGGTACTGGAGCGGCTCGCGGCGGAGGGCATCACGCACGAGAAGACCCCGGAGCGCGTGGTCTTCTCCACTCCGGAGCTCGACGCCCGCGTGGCCACACCGACGCGCGCCGAGTCGGGGGACGCGGGCTCGGGCGCCCCGTCGCCAAACGCCGCGTTCCCGGACCTGGGCCCGCTCGCCGAGGGGCTCGGAGGCCTCGCTGGGATGTCCGGGCTCGCCGGGCTCAACGTGGGCGCCCTCGCGGGCATGTCGCAGCAGGAGCTGATGGCGGCCGCGAGCCAGGCCGCGCAGCAGCTCGACCCGGAGCAGCTCGCCGCCGTGCAGAACATGGTGGGCAGCATGGGCCCCGAGCAGATCGCGGCGCTGATGGCATACGCCAAGAAGCTCGGGCTCGGGTAGGCGCCCGTCGCGGGATGTCGTCTGTGCGCAGGCGTCGCCCTCGCGGCGCTGGGTGCTATCCTCCGCGCACCATGCGCGCCCGGCCCCGTGACTCCCGCCGCTTCGTCACCTGCGCGCTCGCGTTGGCGAGCTTGTCGGCGTCGCTGGTCACCTTGATCCCAGACGCGCGGGGCATCGGCGAGACCACCCGCGTGGACGTGCGCGGGGTGGTCATCGACGGGCAGCGTGAAGAGGACGAACCGCGGCCCAGCGCGCGGCGGCGGATCGCCTGGGAGACGCGCAAGCGCACCAGCATCGAGACTCGCCTGCGTCCCTCGCGCGCGCGCCTCGACGACCCGTCCATCTTCGAGACCCCGCTGCTCTACCTGGCGGGGGACTCCGGCTTCCCCGACCTCAGCGAGGCGGAAGTGGTAGGTCTGCGGCGCTTCGTGGACTTTGGCGGGCTGCTCGTGGTGGACGACGCCGACCCCCTGAGCGCGGGGTTCGACGCCAGCGTGAGGCGCATGCTCCAACGCGCGTTCCCGACCCGTCCGCTGCGGCCCATCCCGGCGGATCACACCCTCTTTCGCTCGTTTTACCTGCTGCACGGGCCCGCCGGGCGCATCCACGGCAGGCGTCCGCTGGAAGGTATCGAGCGCGAAGGGCGCATGGGGGTCGTCTACAGCCGCGCAGACATGGGCGGCGCGTGGGCGCGCGACAACCTCGGCACGTGGCAGCACGCCGTGGAGGGGGGCGAGGTGCAGCGCGAGCTGGCCATCCGACTGGGCGTGAACATCATCATGTACGCGCTCTGCCTGGACTACAAAGACGACCAGGTGCACGCGCCGTTCATCATGCGACGCCGAGGGAGCGCGCCCTGACCCTGCCTGCGACGCTCGCTGCGACCTTCGTGTTCGGAATCCCCCTGGGCGCGCCCGCCGCAGGGCTGCTGCTGCTCGTGTGCGTAGCGCTCGGTTGGCTGGCGCATCGCGAGGCTTCTGCCTTGGCCCCGCCGCGGCGGCGCGCGTTGCTCGGCGTGCGCGCCATCTCGCTCACGCTCTTGTTCCTGGTCTGCTCGCGGCCGGGCTGCGCCGCCGAGCATCACGAGACCATCGACGGTCGCCTACGTGTGCTGTTCGACACCTCGCGCAGCGTCGACCTCGCCCTGGGCGAACCCGCCCGCTCGGCGCAGGCCCGTGCCGTCGTGACCACCTTCCTGGAGCAGTCCGACGCGTCGCGCGCCCGCTTCTCACGCTTCGGCGCGGAGCTCGCCGAGACCACGCTCACGGAGCTGAGCGATGCGTATCCCGTCGACGAGGAGCGCACGCGCCTGGTGGAGAGCCTCCGCCGCGCGGCCGCCGACGACGCGGAGCTCGAGTTGGGGGCCATCGTGGTCGTCTCCGACGGCGCGGACACGGACTTCGAGGAGCTCCCGCCGGACTTCCAGCTGGACGGAGTGCGGGTGCACGCGGTGGCGCTCGGCGTCGATGAGGACGTGCGCGACGACGCCATCCGCGGCCTGTCGGTCGACCCCGTCGGCTACCTGCGTCAACCCCTCCGCGTGCGTGTCCGCGTGGCCACGACGCTCGACGAGCCACGCCGCCTGCCCCTGCGTCTCTTCCATGGAGACGAGCTGGTGCGCGAGCAGGTGGTCAGTGTGCCCGCCTCGGGCGAAGTGAGCGTGTCCCTCACGCTGACTCCTCAGCACCTCGGGCGTGCCCTCTACCGGGTGAGCATCCCCGTGGACGTCGACGACGCGGTCCCCGCCAACAACCAGCGCTCGTTCCTGGTGAACGTGCGGCGCGACAAGCTGCGCGTGCTGCTGGTCACGGGGCAGCCCAGCTGGGACGTGCGCTTCTTGCGCGTGTTCCTCAAGCGCGACCCCGCCATCGATCTCATCTCGTTCTTCATTCTCCGCACGGCGAACGACCTGACGATGGCCCCCTCCGAGGAGCTCGCGCTGATCCCGTTCCCGACCGACGAGCTGTTCAGCGAGCACCTCGGCAGCTTCGACGTGATCATCTTCCAGAACTTCGACTACGCGCCGTACGAGATGGGCGCGTATCTG
It includes:
- a CDS encoding sigma-54-dependent Fis family transcriptional regulator, with the protein product MAKILVVDDQRNMRTTLAMLLRGADHHVEEAENGDVACERVAEEAFDLVLTDLKMGTTDGLAVLRKTREASPLTEVIVMTAYGTIESAVEAMRLGAHDYIQKPFEEEELLMKVARAVRARKLAGQVSAMAAEFRERYHFENIIGRSGAIRDVLGRIVRIAPTDATVLITGESGTGKELVARAIHVNSLRSEKPFITINCAAISETLLESELFGHNRGAFTGAVASRKGLFEEANGGTFFFDEIAETAPSFQAKLLRAIQQGEIRRLGDNQTVQVDVRIIAATNRDLKAMIEEKSFREDLYYRLNVARFVLPALRDRREDIAPLTEHFLEKYGKKMRRSARLGDGVMEWLERYPFPGNIRELENLIEQGIALALDGEVQLDDIVSPEMRQGGEGTAAPRLLQDVVDRAESEAIMNVLREVDGNKEKAAEALGLSSTTLWRKMKRLDLSWP
- a CDS encoding HD domain-containing protein; the protein is MLLRDPVHGLVAFEGRAERVIEALLATREVQRLRRVKQLGLTSLVFPGAEHTRFAHALGAAHVMQRLQLRIVAAQDDLPMDARLDEAAADEALAAALLHDLGHGPFSHLYEEVSPHARHHEDWTRDVLLDDGTDVHRALEGLSSGMATRVAGMLRGEHRLGYLARAISGTIDVDRADYLLRDSYMTGVRYGLYDLDWVLRSLAFGQVGGEWVLAVEGRKGLPPIEGFFLARQHMYAQVYHHKATRAAEGLIRGVFIRVGELVREGRAPAGTPAALRAAALGERVSLGDYLALDDIALLGALSGWEQAEDQALSLLARRLRARDLPKTLPLPSECEPMFGELLARTYALAARHGLRPELHVFLDHTSDVPYAEPDDDSPGGLWLLLRHREIMRLGEASFLLKELRNKRLTSSRLIFPRALRDDVETELGPLLGSAEGHR
- a CDS encoding DUF4159 domain-containing protein → MRARPRDSRRFVTCALALASLSASLVTLIPDARGIGETTRVDVRGVVIDGQREEDEPRPSARRRIAWETRKRTSIETRLRPSRARLDDPSIFETPLLYLAGDSGFPDLSEAEVVGLRRFVDFGGLLVVDDADPLSAGFDASVRRMLQRAFPTRPLRPIPADHTLFRSFYLLHGPAGRIHGRRPLEGIEREGRMGVVYSRADMGGAWARDNLGTWQHAVEGGEVQRELAIRLGVNIIMYALCLDYKDDQVHAPFIMRRRGSAP
- a CDS encoding sigma-54-dependent Fis family transcriptional regulator; translated protein: MSAAPSTAAPATTAAKTTILVVDDERNIRRTLRMVLEGAGFDVCEAESAEAALAALDEQEVDLVILDIRLPKMSGIEALEKIRARPESRRLPVVMVSGHASVAEAVQAVQLGATDFFEKPLDRERVLVSVRNALKTWQLEREVERLRGQVQHRYEMIGESPVMRQLFAQVEKVAPTNGRVLITGESGTGKELVARAVHRLSQRSKDAFVKVNCAAIPAELIESELFGYERGAFTGAAGRKKGVFELAHGGTLFLDEIGDMSASAQAKVLRALQSGEITRVGSERSIAVDVRIVAATNRDLEADVAEGRFREDLYFRLNVVPLRTPALRERPGDIPALAVSFLREFCKENGLREKPIDDDVLETLAERSWPGNVRELRNVVERMAILSGDCIVLDDVPDVGRLSRERAVEDRSSAETLRPSSLPPALDGEERMSLRDYREFAEKQYILATLEEVAWNISRAALLLGVERTNLHKKLRAYGIRREDEV
- a CDS encoding FAD:protein FMN transferase: MLRSRVAGALGLGLAALACGGEGNEAEPVVPAAAAEAPAADDGQRYISLSRPLMGTIFRINVVSTPEVAEPAIRDAFAEIARLEDALSEWREDSEISRINREAGREPVVVGPDVMAVVKAGLDVSRWSDGAFDLSWAALRGMYSFPPHEERIPSARDLRRQLPLVRYQDIVVDEEASTVFLRRAGMAIGTGGIGKGYALDRAGEVLRAAGINDYMIFGGGQVQVHGQRGSRDWRVGIQHPRQQGQNSYFAALEATDVSISTSGDYEHAFFRDGRRYHHIIDLRTGLPVDKSMSVTLLAPAGLYADALSTAVFALGAERALEMLRTIDYRAEAVIVDSQCRVHTTPGTEARLRLNVELRDQLLPECTP